One Eucalyptus grandis isolate ANBG69807.140 unplaced genomic scaffold, ASM1654582v1 tig00009266, whole genome shotgun sequence genomic region harbors:
- the LOC108955587 gene encoding UPF0481 protein At3g47200 — protein MLTSPPRLDPNETNWIVHVNENLKCMPADEQQCWKYPSIYKVPPFITDLNPKAYQPQVVSFGPYHYDDNHLRPMEEHKHRALLHFLKRSGKSLECVFKSLKEVARELKDSYDKLDLKWKDGTGGEFLELMIMDGCFMLEIMRIATLPKSKAENYGYAPNDPIFSFDRLECIVPYIRRDMLLLENQLPMLVLYQLDAIANDGKEDDVNKLILKFHFPLERKTSTGLDSCLHVLDVYRKGLLKVMEPKKVQHKGKNEETETIIRSATELNEAGIKFNTSKTDSLNGISNSLNDISFDRGVLKLPLFTVDDTTEFMFLNVMAFERLHIKPFNSEDGNEVTSYVIFMDKIINNEQDVALLHTQGIIQNNFGSDKAVADLFNSLCIDVAVPSNKNLNYVQQKISKHCKKRWNEWRANLNRTYFKNPWTILSLIAAFFLFALTIIQTVYTLLSYY, from the exons ATGTTAACCTCGCCGCCCCGGCTGGACCCAAACGAGACCAACTGGATCGTTCATGTCAACGAGAACCTCAAGTGCATGCCCGCCGACGAGCAACAGTGCTGGAAGTATCCGTCCATCTACAAGGTCCCCCCCTTCATCACCGACCTCAACCCCAAGGCCTACCAGCCGCAGGTTGTCTCTTTCGGTCCCTACCACTATGACGACAACCACCTCCGTCCAATGGAGGAACACAAGCACCGCGCGCTCCTCCACTTCCTGAAGCGGTCCGGGAAGTCCCTCGAGTGCGTCTTCAAGTCCCTGAAGGAGGTGGCACGTGAGCTCAAGGACAGCTATGACAAGCTGGACTTGAAGTGGAAGGATGGCACAGGGGGCGAATTCCTGGAGCTGATGATCATGGACGGCTGCTTCATGCTCGAGATCATGAGGATCGCGACACTGCCGAAAAGTAAGGCGGAGAATTATGGCTATGCGCCCAATGACCCCATCTTCAGTTTTGACAGGCTGGAATGCATAGTCCCGTATATAAGACGGGACATGCTGCTGCTGGAGAATCAGCTGCCGATGCTAGTGCTGTATCAGCTGGATGCCATCGCGAACGATGGCAAGGAG GATGACGTCAACAAGCTCATCCTAAAGTTCCACTTCCCCCTTGAACGAAAAACGTCCACGGGGTTGGACAGTTGCCTGCATGTCTTGGACGTCTACAGGAAAGGCCTGCTGAAGGTGATGGAACCCAAGAAGGTCCAGCACAAAGGGAAAAATGAGGAGACCGAGACGATAATCCGGTCAGCCACTGAGCTCAACGAAGCTGGGATCAAGTTCAACACGAGCAAGACCGACAGCCTCAATGGCATCTCCAACAGCCTCAATGACATCTCCTTTGATAGAGGGGTCCTGAAGCTCCCACTTTTCACGGTGGATGACACCACCGAGTTCATGTTTCTCAACGTCATGGCGTTCGAGCGCTTGCACATCAAGCCATTCAACAGCGAGGATGGGAACGAGGTCACATCCTACGTCATCTTCATggacaaaatcatcaacaatgaGCAGGATGTCGCCCTGCTCCACACCCAAGGCATCATTCAGAATAATTTCGGAAGCGACAAGGCGGTCGCCGATTTATTCAACTCTCTGTGCATAGACGTGGCGGTCCCATCCAACAAAAACCTCAATTACGTGCAACAGAAGATCAGCAAGCACTGCAAGAAGCGCTGGAACGAGTGGAGGGCTAATCTCAATCGCACCTACTTCAAGAATCCTTGGACTATATTGTCTCTCATTGctgccttcttcctcttcgcgcTCACCATAATTCAGACCGTATACACCCTGCTCAGCTACTATTGA